One window from the genome of Caldisericia bacterium encodes:
- a CDS encoding HAD family hydrolase: MIKLISFDLWNTIIEDRRELEDKRGEIRIRKIYECLSPLNIELEDIRKAYLRMSNWLFETQDKTKRSIGTEKQIKYILKRFGVRVNQIVFDEIKKAYESAIFFYPPPLVEGAKETLKKFYNLGIDMCIISDAGRTPGWALRKILEKYALNSYFKRMYFSDETGWVKPNKKVFLKALKDFKVRKEEMVHIGDKIEKDIEGAKNAGINYIYFSRDGNCEVNPCGKTLPEIYDIFLKLFPIARSLFS; this comes from the coding sequence TTGATAAAGCTAATTAGCTTTGACCTCTGGAACACAATAATAGAGGATAGAAGAGAACTTGAGGATAAGAGGGGAGAGATACGGATAAGAAAGATTTATGAGTGTCTCTCCCCTCTTAATATTGAACTGGAAGATATAAGAAAAGCATATCTAAGGATGAGCAATTGGCTGTTTGAAACTCAGGATAAAACAAAGAGGAGCATAGGGACAGAAAAGCAGATAAAATATATCTTAAAAAGATTTGGAGTGAGGGTAAATCAAATTGTATTTGATGAGATAAAGAAAGCCTATGAGAGTGCAATTTTTTTCTATCCTCCACCTTTAGTTGAAGGGGCAAAGGAAACGCTTAAAAAATTTTATAACCTTGGAATAGATATGTGCATAATTTCAGATGCAGGGAGAACGCCAGGCTGGGCTTTAAGAAAGATTCTTGAAAAGTATGCTCTTAATAGCTATTTTAAAAGGATGTACTTTTCAGATGAAACAGGATGGGTGAAACCAAATAAGAAGGTTTTTTTAAAAGCACTGAAGGATTTTAAAGTGAGAAAGGAAGAGATGGTTCATATTGGAGACAAAATAGAAAAAGATATTGAGGGAGCAAAAAATGCTGGAATAAATTACATATACTTCTCAAGAGATGGTAACTGTGAAGTAAACCCTTGCGGCAAAACTCTTCCTGAAATATATGATATTTTCTTAAAACTCTTCCCTATCGCAAGGAGTTTATTCAGTTA